Genomic segment of uncultured Methanobrevibacter sp.:
AATTAAACTATATTCTATTTTTAAATCTAATATTCCATTTCCTCCATTAGCTTTAATGTCAGTAGCTATTTGGATTAGAACATTATCTTTAGCTTTTTTAAGCATTTTCAAAGTATCTTTTTCATTTTTTTCAGGGTCTGTCTGTATTAATCGTTTATCTCTTTCTAAGATAACTGTAGCATGGAATTGATCTATAATTTCAATTTTTTTATTGATTGGATGGGAACTTGTTATAAATATAAAATTCAAATCATTGATTTTTTTATTACTTTCGAGTTCATTCTCAACTATGTTTGTATTTATAGTTCGCACTGGTTTTTCTTTTCCAGTTATTTTGTAATATGAATCATATATTTTGGAATAACAATAATCAGTAATCTTTTTAAAGAATCCAAAGAAATAAGAAATTATTCCAATAATAACTACTAAAAAGAAGTAATTAATAACTGTTGGAATAGCTGCCTGTAATATTACAACTATTGATCCAAGTGTGATTGCATTTACTCCTAATGTAGGATTTGCAATAATAAAACCATAAATTACAGTTACGAGGAATAAAATAAATGCACTTATTGCTCCAATATCTTCACCAATAATTTTTTTAGCTAATATTGTTTCAGCATATCCTGCAGCTAATGGTGCAAATACAAGTCCAAAGTTCCATCCATAAATATCAATATGGAAATATAAAAAAATATAATAGGTTAAAATACCAATAACTGTTCCAAAAGAAATGCAGATAATTGCTTCTTTTAAATTATCTGTTTTTTCTATTATTTCTTTAAAATTCATGTTACTCGTATTTTATAGCAGTACCATAAGCTGTTACAAGTATTGTGTTACCCATGGTACCTCCTAAATTATCATAAGAAATTTTAAGCCCGATTATAGCATTAGCATCTAAATATTTAGCTTTTTCTTCCATACTGTTTAGTGCAATGTCACGTGCTTTTTGAATTTCTTCTTCGTATCTTGATGTTCTTCCACCTACAACATCACGAACACCTGAAAACAAATCTTTATAAATATTAGCTCCAATTAATGATTCTCCAGTTACTAAACCTTTATATTCGATAATTTCTTTGTTTTCCAGGGTATTTGCAGATGTTAATATCATGTTCATCACTTATTTCATAAATGTCATTACTGCCCAAACAGCTAAGAAAATTATAATAACTCCAGTTAATGCATATCTACTTTTCTTTTGTTGATTAATTCTTTGATCCCAAACTTTTTGACAGTCTGGAGAGCATACAAGTTCATTTAAAGGTATTGGGGTTCCACAAATTGGGCAATGTTTATGAGGTTCTACAGCCATATTATCACCATATTTTTTATATTTTAAAAAAGTTTTTAGTAGTTTTTGTAACTTCTTTCGCAAGTTTTTCTACATTATAATCGTTTTTATAATGAGCAATTGTTTTTAGTATATGAGGTAAATATTTAGGTTCATTTTTATTACTTTTAGGTTTTTTATCAAAATTTTTAGGTATTAAAAATGGAGCATCAGTTTCAATCATTAATTTATTTCCTGGAATCACACTCACAGCATCCTGCAAGTCTTTACCTCTTTTCATATCACAAATCCATCCAGTAACACCAATGCAACATCCTAACTCAATATAATTTTGAGCTTCTTGTTTGGTTCCTGTAAAACAATGAACTACTGCTTTTTCACAGATATCTTCATGTTTTTTTAAGATATTATATAAATCTTCATGTGATTCTCTTTCATGTAAAAATAAAGGCATATCTAAATTTTCAGCTAGTTCAACTTGTTTTTCAAACCATTTTCTTTGAATATCTCTTGGAGAAAAATCACGGTTATAATCAAGACCACATTCTCCAATAGCTACAACACAATTATTTTCAGCTATTTTTTCTAATTCAAAAAGAGTATTTTCATCACATGTTTTTGCATCATGAGGATGAATTCCAGAAGTAGAATATAAAATTCCAGGATAATTAGATGCATAATCACAAGCTATTTCACTTGATTTGACATTGGTTCCAGTAATTATAAATTGAGAAACTCCAACATTATTTGCATCTTCAATTATTTCCTGTTTATTCTTTTTAAAAGAGGGATGCATTAAATTAAGACCAATATCAATAAGATTTTCCACTTAATCACCTAATTTATTTGTTGATAACTTTGGTCCCTACTTCTTCCCCATTAATAGCTTTAACTAAGTTTTCGACTTCATAACCACTAGCTATTATAGTTTCAAGGGAAGATCTTTTAATCATTTGAATAGCAGTCATATCAAAGAATTCATAGGTTCCAGCTTTATTATCTTTGCCACTAATAAAATCAATCATTTCACTAGCTGTAATTTCTTTAATTAATTCAGCATCATCATATTTATTAGGATCCTTATTATACATTCCATCAACAGATGTTAAGTTAATAAGTTTATCTGCATGAATATATTCTGCTAAAATAGCTGAAACTGCATCAGTACTATGAGCAGGTTCTGTTCCACCCATTACAATTATTTTACCAGTAGCTGAATATTCAAGAGCTTCCTGGAAGTTATGTGGTACTTTTTGGTAAGCAGCATCACCAAGTGCAGATAATAATAATTTAGCATTAATTCTTGTAACTTCAATTCCAATATCATCACATTGAGCTTCACCAGCTCCAAGGTCACGAACAACTCCAATATATTCTCTAGCAGGTTTTCCCCCACCAACAACTACAAATATTTCATGTTCATTAGCTAGTGATTTTAATATTTCACTATATTCTTGGAATTTTTTACAATCATATTCTTTTAATAAAATTGATCCTCCAATTGCTACGACTATTTTCATATATTCACCTTAACTATTATTTATTCAAATGATATTATTTAAATTTTAAATTACTTGTGTTTTAAAAAGGAGAATAATTTTTTATCTTTTTTACATATTAAATTCAGAAATATTTGTTTTAAAAATAGCTAGTTTTAACTATTATTTTAATTATTCTTTTATTTTTAGTCATGTTATATTCATGTTGAATAGTGAGTTAATTTAACTGAAAATTAGATGTATGTTTATTTAAATTTTTAAAATAAGAAAAAGAATTAAATTTAGTCAGCATGACCAAATTTAATTTTAAGTTTTTTAATAAATATTCTAGCCCAAGTGTAACCAAACATGGAACCTATGAAGCTTCCTATAATTACTCCTGCAAAGACACCCATTTCTCCATAGCCTAATATTATTCCAAATATGTATGCAAAGACTACTTCAGCAAATAATGATCTTACAATAGTTATTATTAATGAAGATGTTCCTTTTCCAATTCCTTGGAATACAAATGATCCTGCAATACCAAATGGTACGAATATTAAGAAGAAACAGAATATTCTAAGTGCGAATGCTATTTGTGATGTTAAATATGCTGTTGCTGCTGAGTAAGAGAATAACAATGCGATTTGCGGTGCAAATATAAATGTTAGTACTCCTAAAATCAATGAAATTACTAATCCAAATTTGATACTGTATGTGAAACTAATTTTTAATTTTTCATAGTTACGAGCACCATATGCTGCTCCTGCTACTGTTAAAAGTGCAGTAGCTATACCCATTAATGGAATCATAGCCATGGATACAATTCTCATACTTGCAGTATATACTGCTACTGCAGTTGTTGTTGAAACAATAACGAGCATTGCATTTATTGCCATGGTAAGTCCTGAGATAATTAATTGTTCTGCTGTAGATGGTATAGCTACTTTCATGATTTCAATTATAATTCCTTTGCTTTTTTTGAATTGATTAAAACTTAAATTCATGTATGTGTCTTTTTTAATCCATATCCAGTATGCCATTACAATGCAGGATATTCCTGCAGAAATTACAGTTGCCCAAGCAGCTCCACTTATTCCCATATTTAATGTGTATATAAAAATTGGGTCAATAATAATATTTAATACAGCTGTAATGGCTATTGCTATTGTAGCTCTGTTTACATCTCCTTCTGATCTTAATATTGATGAAAGTACTGCTGAGAATAAGAATACTATTAATAATCCAAATGTAACTACACTGTAATCCATACATAAGTCAGTAACACTAGCCCCTCCCATGATTACGACTATTTCTGGGATTAATGGGAGCAATATTATTGGAATTACAATACCTATGATTATGGTTAATATTACTGCATGTAATGCAGCATTGTTTGCTACATGGTCTTTTTTAGCTCCAAATGCTCTTGCAATTAATGAGTTTGCACCTGCACCTACTCCGTTTCCAAGTCCAACAATAATCATAAATAGTGGTGTTATAAAACCTAGTGCTGCTAAAGCATCTGCTCCAAGTCCTGATACCCATACACTATCTGCTAAATTATAAAGCATTATGAGAAGCATAGATAACATCATTGGCCAAGCTAATTTGTTAATAGCTTTTTTTGGATCTCCAGTTATTAATTCAATGTTCGCGTGTTTTCCTTTGGTCATATCAGCCATTTTCTTCCTCCTTTTGTGTGTTTTTTTGAATGTTTATTGATGAGATGGTCATTTTCCTCATTAATTCAACTATTTGCTTTTCGTTAGTATTGCATGTTGAATATATTTGGTTTTCCCATTCATTATTTAAATTCATGATTTTTAAAGCAACTTCTCTCCCTTTTTCAGTTAAAGATAATTGGTATTTTCGCCTATTATTTTCATTTATTTCTTTGTTTATAAGTTGTTTTTCTTGTAATTTTTGTATTGATCTAGCTATACTTCCTTTATCTATCTTAAAATGATTTACAATGTCTTCTTGGCAGGAAGTTCCTTTGTATAGTAGATATGCAAGTATGGGTGCATGTGATGAGGTTATTTCTTCGTTTTTAAGACAATTGTTTAAGTATATTAAGTATTGCCTATGTATTATAGAAATAAATGTAATAAATTTATTATGTTCATCTTTAAACAGATTCATGTCACATTTCATAAAAATCATTTTTTATAAATTTTATTTTGAAAATTTACAATTTTAATATTATGATTTTATACTATATAAAACAGTTGGTATGACAACAATTGTTATAACAATAATTGATAATTACAACAATAATTAGTTAAGTAAAAAAATAAAAAATGAGGTTAATTTAATATTATTTGCGTAATAATCTTTTAAATACTACATAAATAAACATTATTACTAAAATTACTAGTACAACTGGCAGTATACTTAATAAAATTGTATCATTAACTTTATCAAAATGATATTCTCTATTAAAGTCCATTTGTGAAGCATCAGTATGGTTAGCAGTTATTTTAGCAAAATTGTATTGTAAATCATAATAGCTAATGTATGCTCCGTCATAACATATATAATCTGGTGCTTGCTCATGTTCATCCATGTAGTTTTTAACAATTCCTCCCATTTTTATATAATCGTAAATTGAATATGAGTCTTTAGTCAATATTGAATATTTTAATGGGGAATTTGGAGCTTTATAATCTTTAGGACTTTCTAAACCATTTCCATTTAAATATGAACTAGTTAAATATAATAGCTGTTCTGCAGAATAATTATTATATGTATCATTCATTTCATTGTTTCTATTATTTAAAAGACTTTGACTAGCTTGGGCCATACTTGAAGGTGCTAATTTATGAGTTATTACTAAATCATTGTTATAATGTTTGGTGCTGTTGTAATTATTTATTTTATTAATGATTTCTTGAGCAATATATTTATTAGCTTCATCATTATTTTGGCTTAAATGACCGTCAGAACCTTTATCAGGATATTCCTTTAATGGTTGGATGTAGTTAACTCCTGAATCATTAAGAAAGGTTCCTGGTTGATTAATTCCTGCAAAAATTGATTTTGAATAATTATCGTCCCATGCTCTTCTTAGTGAATTTGCATTATCTAAATCATAATCTCCAGTATTTACGAAGATTATTTGTTTATTTGGAGTTGATGAAGAGTATTTGCTTAAAACTAAAAAATTACCAGGATCTACTGCAGCTAGTGCCACACTAACATTTGCATTTGCTTCAATAGCTCGTGTTCCCTCACCAGGTCCTGGAGCTTGACTATCAACTATTACTTTGATTTTTCCATTACTCATGTCTTCAATGTATGTTTTTATGGAATTTAGCATATCTGCATCCTCATTTGTCCCCATGATGTTGTCTGAGGTTAAAAAAACAGTTGTAGTTGCAGATACTTCTTGAATTATGCTAGTTAATAATAGGATAGCTAGTAAGATAATTACAATTTGTTTTTTCATAAGCTTATTTCACTTTTTATAATATAATAACTTTTGTATGTTACTTTGTTAAATTATTTATTAAATGGATTATTTTTCATATTTGATGATTTGTATTTGTTTTTTAGAAAAAATTTAAATAAATTAAAGTTTAATAGCCTTTTTGAGGATTTAAAGAAGATTATCTTTTATTTTAAGTTCTGTAATGTTGTTATTTTAAAAAATAATAGTTGGTGTGTTAAATTGGATTGACTTTATAAAATTATATCTAAGTATTTATTTTAAAATATTTGGTGTTATTTGTCTATGTTTAATAGTTTGATATTAATTTTATAGTTTGTTTAAATTTTAACATTTGATAATTGTTATTTTTAAAATGTAAACTGAAAATAAAAAGTTTAATTGCTAATTAGTAGCTGATTTGAAGTTAATTAATAGTAGTTAAAAAATGTCCTCAAGATAGGAGATTTAAATGTTTGAAAGTAAAGGAAAACATTTCATTGTTTCTTTAGTTTCATTAATTTTAGTATTGGCAACTATGGGTATGTCATTTGGTGCTGATTTAAATGAAACTTTTGAAACTCATGAAATAAATCTGGATAAAGATAATTTGGAAAATTCTCAAAATGATATTGTACAAACTAATGAAATAACTCTTAATGGTGGAAAATTTAGTGATATTCAAAAATCAATTGATAAAGTAGATGATGGGGGAAAAATTTATTTAAATGGTTATTATAGTGCAGATAACAGTAATTCGGTAGTATTTATAAATAAAAATCTTGAAATTATTGGAGGTTCTAATACGATTTTAGATGGAAAAAATATTTCTTGTATTTTTTCAATTCAGGAATCTGGATCAAAATCTACGATAAATAATTTAAAATTTATCAATGGTAACTCTGGACAGGGAGGAGCTATGATAATTCTTGGAAAAGATGTAACTATTAAAAATTCAGTTTTTGAAGATAATTATGCAGATCATTCTGGTGGTGCAATATATACTCTTTCAATTTTTGATAAAAGTGGTAACTATCCAATTAATGGAAATAATTTATTTATACAAAATTGTAATTTCACAAATAACTTTGCACAAATAGCTGCAGGGGCTGTAGGTGCGTATGGAAATAATACTAAAATTGTGGGTTGTAATTTTATAGCTAATAAAGTTAAACCAAGAATAAATCATGAAGCATATGGTGGTGCGATTCAGGTTGGTCGTGATGAGTATGATTTACACTCAGATATTATAAATTGTAATTTTATTAATAATCAAGCTATTGCACATAATTTAAATACTTCTCATGGGGGTGCAGGTTGTGTTAGAAATGGAATAACTTATCAAAATTGTAAGTTTATTAATAATTCTGCAAATCAGGGTGGTGCGTTAACTTATCATGCATCAGGTATTATTAAAAATTGTAATTTTAGTAATAATTATGCAAAACTTTATGGTGGTGCATTAAGTACAGGTTATGCAAATATGAATATGGATTTGAAGGTTGTTGATTGTAAATTTGATCAAAATAAGGCTCTTTATGGTGGTGCTATTCAATTAAAAGGTAAAAATATAGAAATTCAAAGTTCAGTATTTAAAAAGAATGTTGCAGCAATAAATGGTGGTGCTGTAAATATTGTGGCTAAAACAGTTAAAATTAATAATGTTGAGTTTAATGGTAACATAGCTAATGTAAATGGTGGTGCTGTTTATATTAATGGTGATAAAACAACTGTTGAGGATTCTTCATTTGTAGCTAATGAGGCAATTCCAGATGTTAAAAAATTAGATGATGGTTTAGGTGGTGCTATTTATATAAATAGCTCTTCAGCTACTATTAGTAAAAACACTTTTAATAATAATGTTGCAAGAAATGGTAGTGCTATTTACTATGATAAATCTGGTTTGAATTGTATTATTTCAGACAATATAATGGCTGAAAATCAAGCATGGGTATATGCATTACCAATTCATGCTAAAAATATTTATTATGGGGATATTTGTGAAATTTCAGCTACTATATTTGGAGGAAATAATATAGCTAAATATGGGGATTTATCTGTTTCAAATGCAATTTATAATTGTGCAAAACAAGATAAAATCAAAGTAAATGGTGAAACTCCAATTTTAGGAGCTAGTAATAATGGGAAATTGTATCAGGATAGTAGAGAGTACAATATGGATGTTTTGTTAACTGTGGTTCATGAAGATGGTTCTGTAGTTTTTAATAAAACTTTAAAATCAGATTTTAAAGGTTATGTTTCAAATGTTTTAAAAAATGTAAAACCTGGAAAATATAAAGTTAGTGCAACTCACTTTGAAGATACTTATTATAAATATATTACAAATGTCACCTTTTTTAATGTGTATCCAAAAGCAGATCTTCAAGTAAATAAAAATTCTAATTTAATAGATGCTAATTATGGTGATGTAGTAATATGGACTTTAAAAATTACAAATAATGGACCTAATAAAGCAACTGGAATTAAATTAAAAGACTTAATTCCGGAAGGTTTGTTTATTTTAAGTTGCAATGATAAAAATTACAACCAAAAAACAGGTATTTTAAATATTGCTTCACTTAATATTGGTGAATCTAAAATCATAACAATCACAACATTAGTTAATAAAACAGGAACTTTTATAAATAATGCTAGTGTCCAAGGAAATGAATATGATTGGAATTTAAAAAATAATAATGATTCTGCAAGTATTAAAGTTAACTCATCTGCAGATTTAGTTATTGAAAAATTTGTTAATGATACTAATCCTAAATTTAACAGTTTAGTTAAATGGACTTTAAAAGTTACTAATAATGGTCCAAATAAATCAACTGGAGTTTTTGTTAAAGATTTACTTTCTAAAGGATTGATTTATATTTCCGGTAATGGTAACTATGATTTTAAATCTGGGATATGGAATATTGGAACTTTGGAAAGTGGTAAATCTATTTCCATTGATATTATCACATTAGTTAATAAAACTGGTAAAATAGTTAATGAGGCTAATGTGTCTGGAAATGAATATGATTGGAATTTAAGTAATAATTATGATAATAGTTCTATTGATGTTGATGTGTGTGCAGATTTAGTTATTGAAAAATTTGTTAATGATATTAATCCTAAATTTAATAGTTTAGTTAAATGGATTTTGAAAGTTACTAATAAGGGTCCAAATAATGCAACAGGCGTTATTGTCCAAGATATTTTGCCTGAAGGATTAATTTGTTTGGATGATTCATTTAAAGGTATTTGGAAAGTTGGTAATTTGCTTGTTAATCAAACAAAAGAATTAGAAATAATTTGTTTAGTTAATAAAACTGGTAAAATAGTTAATATTGCAAATGTCTCTGGAAATGAATATGATTGGAATCTAAAAAATAATTTTGCAAATAACAGTATTGATGTTAATTCAAGTGTTGATCTTTCTGTTAAAAAATATGTAAACAATATTGATCCTGATTTTGGTGAAATGATTAAATGGTCAATTATTGTTTCAAATAATGGTCCAGATACTGCAACTAATGTTCAAATTAAGGACTTATTAGATGAGGGGTTAATATTTGTAAAATCTAAATTAACAAATGGTCATTATGATGTAAAATCTGGAATATGGTTTATCAGTTCATTAAAATCTGGAATTAATGAAACATTGGATATTTATTGTAAGGTGAATAAATTAGGTAACATTTTGAATGTAGCTAGTGCTAGTTCTAATGAATATGATTGGAACAAATCTAATAATGTGGATAATGAATCTATTGATGTAGTTAAAGTAGCTGATTTGGCTGTTGTTAAATTAATTAATAATTCAAATCCTAATTATAATGATTTAGTTACATGGTCAATAATTGTTAAAAATATTGGGCCAAATTCTGCGACTGGTGTTATAGTTAATGATTTGCTCCCAAACTCTTTAGAATATATTTCATTTAATTCACTTAAAGGTGTTTATGATCCAATAAGTGGTGTGTGGAATATTGGAAATTTAGATGTTGGTGAAGAGTTAAGGTTAGATATTATTTCTAGGATAGTTAAAACAGGAAACATTACAAACTTTGTTAAAGTTAAAGGTAATGAAAAAGATAATAATTTAACTAATAATCATTTTGAAAAATCAATTCAAGTTAAATCATCTGCAGACTTGTCTATTGTAAAATCAGTATCAAAACAAGAGTTTTATGTTGATGATTTGATTGAATATTTAATTGAGATTATTAATAATGGTCCAGACACTGCAGAAAATGTTAAAGTAATAGAAATATTAAATAATAATTTAAAATTGCTGTCTGCAGAATCTACTAAGGGTATTTTTGATAGTAAAAATAATATTTTAACTATCGGTTCTATGGGTGTTGGTGAAAAAGTTATTTTGACTGTTAAAGCTATTGCATTAACTTCTGGTCAATTTGAAAATAAAGTAAATGTTTTATCTGATACTTATGATTATAATGAATCTAATAATCATGATGAAGTTAATGTTCTTGTTTTGGATGAATTAGTTAAAGAAATTGAAGATAATGTAAAATCTTTAATATTGGATAAAAAGTTAAATAATCCATTTTATAAAGCTTTAACTTCTAAGTTGGAAACTATAACTCCATTATCTGCTTTAACACATGTTGGTTTGCAAAAAACTGGATTACCAATATTTTTATTACTTTTAGTTTCAGGAATTTGCATTGGATTTTCACCTATTAAAATTTCAAAGAAGAGATAATTTAAAGTAGCTATTTAGCTACTAATTTTTATTTTTTTCAACCGCTTTTTTAAATTTTTAAAGTACTAAAATTATTAATTTTTGCATCAATTATTTCTATATTTATCAATACAACTATTAAAAAAATAATTCAAAATTTTTATATATTCAATAGTTTTAAATAGAACTTTTAACAAATATTTATTTAGATATTGGTGTAATTATATTAAATTACATTTTTTATCTAATTAATTAATAATGGGGTTATATTATGTCTGATGAAGAAATGATTGAAGAAACAACAGAAGAATTTGCAGAAGAAGATGAAGAAAAATTACCTTTTGCTAAAGCTGAAGTTGTTCGTTTAATGAAAGAAAACCTTGATGATGACAAAATGATCAGGGAAAGAGTAAAAGTAGAAATGAATAAATTTTTAGGGGAAGTTCTTAAAAACGTATGTAAACAATTAAATGACTATCCTTATACAACTATCGAATATGAGATGCTTAAAGAATCTACTTACCCATACACTAATATTACAAGAATCAATCAAGAAAAAGAAAGAATATTATTACATTTAGAAGCTATTAAAGCAGATTGTAATGCATTAGCTATGGATGTTCAAAGAACCTTAAAATTAAAAGATGTTGCTGAAGAAGATGATTTAAGTAGCTTTTTAGCACATGATGATGAAGATGAGGAAGAAGAATAATCTCTTCTTTTTTAATTATCTTCAATAATACTAAAACCTGTTTTTAATAATTTTAATTCTTCTTCAGGGATATCTAAAATTTCAACATCATCACTTACAATATTACTTTGACCAAATGGGTCTTCAATAATTAATGTAGCAGTTTTATCTCCATTAATGAGACTTTTTAAATCTTTTAAAACTATCTGTGCATTTTTTTGAGAAGTGTTATCATTAAATAAATGAAGTGCTTGTTTTACTGCATCTTCGAATCTTGTGATTACACCTTCAACATTAGTAACATATCCTTCTGATTTTGGTCCAGGTTCTACTTTAACACCAAGTTCAGGAATAGAAACGGTAGCAGATTGTGATCTGACAATTCGAGTAGATAGATTATCTTTATTTATTTCTAAAATATATTTTGCAGGATCATTTTGTTCAAGTGCTATAATATCACTATGTTTAAATCCACAGGAATCACAAAGAATTGTTGTTTCTAAAACTTTTCCAAAATGAGGTATTTCAATTTCTCTCATTATTGATTTAGCTACTCCTTCAGTGTTACATGCAGGACATTTAATAATCATTTCGTTAATTTCTTCTTCATTCATTATAAACAAATCCTCTTTTTGTTAATTCATTAATTATATTATTTAATTTATCTTCATTAGGTGCACAGATGGTAAATTCTCTGTATTTTGATAATGTATATAATTTATTCAAATCTTCTTTTTTATCTTTATTTTCATTTAAGTTTTTAATAAATTTACTGGCTTCGTTTGTATCTGTGATATTAACATCTCTGACTAATGAATCTTTAAATTCATCTAATTTGTAAACTATTTTAATTATACTACTGTTATTCTTTTTTATAATAATATCAATAACATTTTCCAAATCATCAATAGTGTTAGTTAAACGAATAGTTTTACAGGTTTGATTTATTGTTTTAAGCAGTTTGCTTAATGTATTTTCAATATTTCCAGTTTCTAATATTGTTGCATTGAATTTTTTTGCTTGAGATATTAAATGGTCATGGATTATTCTATTTTCTTTAAAGAAATCTAGTTGTTTTCCACCTCTATGTATCTGAATTGCTCTTTTAACAAATCTTTCTTTGTGGGCTTCTTCATCAGATGATAAAATAAAGAAATAAATATTAGCATCTTCTTGAAATTTCTTAATATCAATTAATCCAGGAACCAAATGCACTCCTTCAATTATAATATCATCAAAATCAGTGATTGCTCTTTGAATTATTTTTTCTATTGCTGGAATTACATATGATGCATGTTCATCGAATCCTGCCGATACTAATTCATCATAATTATCATATTTAAATTTATTTCTTAAGCTTTTATAAGCTTCATAAGATGAGTTATGGAGTGCAGGAGCATATTCTTTTCCAATAATTCCTCTAACAACTGCTCTTATAAAATCACTTTCAATTAAATGTTTTATGTTTAGTTGTTTAGCTAATTCTGCAGCTATTGTTGATTTTCCAATTCCAGAAGCACTTCCAATTAGTATAACATAAGGTTTTCTCATGCTAGTTGTCTCCTAACTATTTTTAAATATTTATATAATGATTCTTCTTAATTAAAATATTTGTTTTTAAAAACATTATATTTTAATAATAAGAAAACTAATAATTAATAAATAGATTAGAATTTTTTGAAAATCTTTTTTTATTTAAAGTTTTTATAAAAAATTAAGATTATTTTGTTACACAGTTGTTATAAATTATAAGTTATAGGAGTGATATTTTTGTATTCAGTAGATTCAGTTAAAGAACTTCAAGATTTAAATCCCTTTATTGTTGTTGGTTGTGGAGGTGGAGGTGAAAAATTCTCCAATCTTGAGGGCATTGAAGCAGTTGGCTTTATAGATGATGATGTTAATAAACAAGGAACTCAGTTTTGCGGTAAAACTGTTGCAGCAAGTTTAAATGAATGCTTAAGCAAATCTTCTGCAAAATCTCTTGTTATCATGTTGCCTATTGGTGCAGAAGGATCAGCTATTAAATATGCTGTTCAAGCTATTGATGCTGGATTAAATGTTATAACTTCTTTTAGATCATTATCTATTAAAGATAATATTTCTTTAAAAAA
This window contains:
- a CDS encoding 3H domain-containing protein produces the protein MRKPYVILIGSASGIGKSTIAAELAKQLNIKHLIESDFIRAVVRGIIGKEYAPALHNSSYEAYKSLRNKFKYDNYDELVSAGFDEHASYVIPAIEKIIQRAITDFDDIIIEGVHLVPGLIDIKKFQEDANIYFFILSSDEEAHKERFVKRAIQIHRGGKQLDFFKENRIIHDHLISQAKKFNATILETGNIENTLSKLLKTINQTCKTIRLTNTIDDLENVIDIIIKKNNSSIIKIVYKLDEFKDSLVRDVNITDTNEASKFIKNLNENKDKKEDLNKLYTLSKYREFTICAPNEDKLNNIINELTKRGFVYNE